In one Ananas comosus cultivar F153 linkage group 12, ASM154086v1, whole genome shotgun sequence genomic region, the following are encoded:
- the LOC109718636 gene encoding uncharacterized protein LOC109718636, translated as MFRTMALDLRISLSNPTLVLPNSPSHRCSSSRSNSSLPPCSPCTWFPVTRQNKITILSQKFPPKFSKRGSFSWVAKSSGSSSSSETSTDGSKSPTEEKIPFGYTRKDVLLIGLGVTVIGVGLKSGLEFVGIDPLKAGNVVQLVMVLGLTVGWISTYIFRVSNKDMTYTQQLKDYENKVMEKRLESLSEAELEALLEQVEEEKGRLTSDEQFLK; from the exons ATGTTCCGAACAATGGCACTGGATTTgagaatctctctctcaaatccCACTTTGGTTCTCCCAAATTCTCCTTCTCATAGATGTTCCTCAAGCAGAAGCAACAGTTCACTCCCACCATGTTCTCCTTGTACTTGGTTTCCTG TTACTCGCCAGAACAAGATTACCATTCTCTCACAAAAATTTCCTCCAAAATTTAGTAAGAGAGGTTCATTCTCTTGGGTTGCGAAAAGCAGTGgttcgtcgtcgtcctccgaaACCAGCACAGATGGTTCAAAATCTCCGACAGAAGAGAAG ATACCTTTTGGGTACACAAGAAAAGATGTGCTATTGATTGGTCTTGGAGTTACTGTTATTGGTGTTGGCTTGAAGAGTGGATTGGAG TTCGTAGGAATTGATCCTTTGAAAGCAGGCAATGTTGTTCAGTTAGTTATGGTATTGGGGCTAACAGTTGGTTGGATCTCGACATACATATTCAGAGTCTCGAACAAAGATATGACTTACACCCAGCAGTTAAAAGACTATGAGAATAAAGTGATGGAG aaGCGATTGGAGAGCCTCTCTGAAGCTGAGCTCGAAGCTTTGCTAGAACAAGTGGAGGAGGAAAAGGGGCGCCTCACCAGCGACGAGCAATTCTTGAAGTGA
- the LOC109718634 gene encoding protein ROOT PRIMORDIUM DEFECTIVE 1 isoform X1: MNLDRRELIHGKANDKMVMALGTFRLAILQTGPSRRLREAFLWGPFNYNLQKRWRKPVDSARTRLENRTRDLRLDKLVDQLKKLNLVLSLHELMSNQRKGYASVQLLSKWKYEVGLNIPVGAFLSKYPHIFKIYTHPVKKNVCCEVTQKMKDLIEKEAMAVSEAEVATVRRLKKLLMISTDGSLNLHALWLIRKELGLPDDFRNSVLPNYPGDFTIVSPDTLQLVSKDESLAEAEVEKWRAKEYAEKWLSEFETKYAFPVHFPTGFKIEKGSREKLKNWQRLPYLKPYEKKGVNRVGNVERFEKRAVGVLHEFLSLMVEKMIPVERVSHFRRDFSMEVNVRELILKHPGIFYMSTKGGTQTVFLREAYRRGCLVEPNPVYEARRNMLELVLLGRRNTNSVGCVQELAERCNEGSNELFAGTCDGDWAVSIFEGRDERSPTADVSDMEVQSDEEDQD, translated from the exons ATGAACCTG GACCGAAGAGAGTTAATACATGGTAAAGCAAATGATAAAATGGTGATGGCATTGGGAACCTTTAGGTTGGCAATTTTGCAAACAGGTCCTTCACGCCGACTTAGAGAGGCCTTTTTATGGGGCCCATTTAACTACAATCTACAGAAGAGATGGAGAAAGCCAGTAGATTCCGCAAGAACTCGATTAGAAAATAGAACAAGAGATCTCAGGCTCGATAAACTTGTGGATCAATTAAAGAAGCTGAATTTAGTATTGAGTTTGCATGAATTGATGTCGAATCAGAGGAAGGGCTATGCATCTGTTCAACTCCTTTCGAAATGGAAATATGAGGTTGGTTTGAACATACCAGTAGGTGCTTTTCTCAGCAAGTATCCTCACATATTCAAGATTTATACACACCCAGTTAAAAAGAATGTTTGTTGTGAGGTTACTCAAAAGATGAAGGACTTAATTGAGAAGGAAGCTATGGCCGTCAGCGAAGCAGAAGTAGCAACTGTTCGAAGATTGAAGAAGCTTCTCATGATCTCGACTGATGGGAGTTTAAACCTCCATGCGTTGTGGCTCATTAGAAAAGAATTGGGTTTGCCTGATGATTTTAGAAACTCTGTCCTTCCGAACTATCCAGGTGATTTTACGATAGTATCGCCCGATACTCTACAATTGGTTTCGAAGGACGAAAGTTTAGCTGAAGCAGAGGTTGAGAAATGGAGGGCGAAAGAGTACGCAGAAAAATGGTTGAGCGAATTCGAGACCAAGTATGCTTTCCCGGTACATTTTCCGACGGGTTTTAAGATCGAAAAGGGCTCCAGGGAGAAGCTAAAGAATTGGCAGAGACTCCCTTATTTGAAGCCTTACGAGAAGAAGGGCGTAAACCGTGTGGGCAATGTCGAGCGCTTTGAGAAGCGCGCTGTCGGTGTGCTTCATGAGTTTCTGAGCTTGATGGTGGAGAAGATGATTCCGGTAGAAAGGGTGTCTCATTTTAGAAGAGATTTTAGCATGGAAGTGAATGTGAGGGAGCTTATTCTTAAGCACCCGGGCATTTTTTATATGTCAACTAAAGGGGGCACTCAAACTGTTTTCCTGAGAGAAGCATACAGAAGAGGTTGTTTGGTTGAGCCTAACCCTGTTTACGAAGCGCGGAGGAATATGCTTGAACTTGTTTTATTAGGGCGCCGAAATACCAATTCAGTAGGATGTGTACAGGAGCTTGCTGAGAGATGTAATGAGGGGAGCAATGAATTATTTGCTGGTACTTGCGATGGAGATTGGGCTGTTTCAATCTTCGAAGGTCGAGATGAACGAAGCCCTACTGCAGATGTTAGCGATATGGAGGTTCAATCTGATGAGGAGGATCAAGATTGA
- the LOC109718634 gene encoding protein ROOT PRIMORDIUM DEFECTIVE 1 isoform X2: MVMALGTFRLAILQTGPSRRLREAFLWGPFNYNLQKRWRKPVDSARTRLENRTRDLRLDKLVDQLKKLNLVLSLHELMSNQRKGYASVQLLSKWKYEVGLNIPVGAFLSKYPHIFKIYTHPVKKNVCCEVTQKMKDLIEKEAMAVSEAEVATVRRLKKLLMISTDGSLNLHALWLIRKELGLPDDFRNSVLPNYPGDFTIVSPDTLQLVSKDESLAEAEVEKWRAKEYAEKWLSEFETKYAFPVHFPTGFKIEKGSREKLKNWQRLPYLKPYEKKGVNRVGNVERFEKRAVGVLHEFLSLMVEKMIPVERVSHFRRDFSMEVNVRELILKHPGIFYMSTKGGTQTVFLREAYRRGCLVEPNPVYEARRNMLELVLLGRRNTNSVGCVQELAERCNEGSNELFAGTCDGDWAVSIFEGRDERSPTADVSDMEVQSDEEDQD, encoded by the coding sequence ATGGTGATGGCATTGGGAACCTTTAGGTTGGCAATTTTGCAAACAGGTCCTTCACGCCGACTTAGAGAGGCCTTTTTATGGGGCCCATTTAACTACAATCTACAGAAGAGATGGAGAAAGCCAGTAGATTCCGCAAGAACTCGATTAGAAAATAGAACAAGAGATCTCAGGCTCGATAAACTTGTGGATCAATTAAAGAAGCTGAATTTAGTATTGAGTTTGCATGAATTGATGTCGAATCAGAGGAAGGGCTATGCATCTGTTCAACTCCTTTCGAAATGGAAATATGAGGTTGGTTTGAACATACCAGTAGGTGCTTTTCTCAGCAAGTATCCTCACATATTCAAGATTTATACACACCCAGTTAAAAAGAATGTTTGTTGTGAGGTTACTCAAAAGATGAAGGACTTAATTGAGAAGGAAGCTATGGCCGTCAGCGAAGCAGAAGTAGCAACTGTTCGAAGATTGAAGAAGCTTCTCATGATCTCGACTGATGGGAGTTTAAACCTCCATGCGTTGTGGCTCATTAGAAAAGAATTGGGTTTGCCTGATGATTTTAGAAACTCTGTCCTTCCGAACTATCCAGGTGATTTTACGATAGTATCGCCCGATACTCTACAATTGGTTTCGAAGGACGAAAGTTTAGCTGAAGCAGAGGTTGAGAAATGGAGGGCGAAAGAGTACGCAGAAAAATGGTTGAGCGAATTCGAGACCAAGTATGCTTTCCCGGTACATTTTCCGACGGGTTTTAAGATCGAAAAGGGCTCCAGGGAGAAGCTAAAGAATTGGCAGAGACTCCCTTATTTGAAGCCTTACGAGAAGAAGGGCGTAAACCGTGTGGGCAATGTCGAGCGCTTTGAGAAGCGCGCTGTCGGTGTGCTTCATGAGTTTCTGAGCTTGATGGTGGAGAAGATGATTCCGGTAGAAAGGGTGTCTCATTTTAGAAGAGATTTTAGCATGGAAGTGAATGTGAGGGAGCTTATTCTTAAGCACCCGGGCATTTTTTATATGTCAACTAAAGGGGGCACTCAAACTGTTTTCCTGAGAGAAGCATACAGAAGAGGTTGTTTGGTTGAGCCTAACCCTGTTTACGAAGCGCGGAGGAATATGCTTGAACTTGTTTTATTAGGGCGCCGAAATACCAATTCAGTAGGATGTGTACAGGAGCTTGCTGAGAGATGTAATGAGGGGAGCAATGAATTATTTGCTGGTACTTGCGATGGAGATTGGGCTGTTTCAATCTTCGAAGGTCGAGATGAACGAAGCCCTACTGCAGATGTTAGCGATATGGAGGTTCAATCTGATGAGGAGGATCAAGATTGA